In the Salvia miltiorrhiza cultivar Shanhuang (shh) chromosome 8, IMPLAD_Smil_shh, whole genome shotgun sequence genome, TACTACTTATAATGGTTTTTGACAATATGCTCATAAAATACAATGATTTGAGCATCGGATTAAAGCACACTTTAAACCTGAGAGTCCCATAATTATAGTTACATGATTCAAGATTCTTGAAATTTTAGCTAATtaatttcctcaaaaaaaaaaatagctattTAATAAATTGGGTATGATGATCCAAAAATGGAAATGCATTTGGGCCATTGTAAACCCAAGCTTTCCAAGAAATATTGGGACCATATATAACATGCCCAATTTGAATAAGCccttttcattttcaatatgCCAAACAAGTCGCCTAGAAAATGCTTTTGTTTTTTTGTATACTTGCAATTTGCAAAGGCGCGTTTGGGGACAAAATAAGGGTCCCAAGTCTAAAATGGCACAATTCTTTGTATTCAGTGTTTATCAATCCacgattttataaaaataaaaaatgaaaaaaaggatTTATCCATCCAACAAGGCAAACAGATCCTTAATCATTTGAAAAAATGGGCTGAACTTGAGCCAAACAGTCACCTTTGACCGCATCGAACCTAACTTGAATAGTCATTTTCTTTATGCGTTGTTTGTCTCAATTGGTTTATGTATTTCTAGATTTTTCGACATCAACACGTCATGTAAGGGTGTTTGCCCGCGTTTACTAAAAAACTggattaagaaaataataaaaatgaaaatatgtaaataattattctaaaaaaaggaaaatatgtaaataattttCGACATCAACAACACGTCATACAAATTATCAAGATTTCATAGAAAGCTCAACAAAGGGGAAAATCTGACGCAACAAAATGACAATAACACGTTGGAAATAGACTTATGAGAGcctaaaatatcttatttttatattcaacCGAAAAGGATTTTTTGCTGATACAGCCGACGTGGATTTGAAGAATATCAATTTCCATTATTTATAGTTTTATATCCTCATATTTATGTTTTGCGTgtatatgaaatatataatgACATTAATATTGGCTTCACGTGTGAAAAGATCTTAATAAGAGCTTTTTAAAGGCACCTTATAAGAAAATATGGCACTCATGAAAGAAGAACAATAAAAAATGAGATACTATTAACCAGCTTTCAAATGAAGTACAACTAATTTTTacatagaaaaaataaaatcgtaTCAAATAAAATTCTATTTAACGCCTCAATATTCATTTACGATTACGAGCAATATATTTGGTTTTCTTAAAAATATATACACCAGCTTGTGATAATTCAGTGTCTTGTCATATACTAGAAGATATTCctttaactagcatttgcatcgatttttttttattttttatatttatatataaattaatacttattttttaactaaatatatttgaatttaatattaaaaataaaaaaataaaaaaaaattacaattataaaatttgatattatgaaaagaaaaaaaaagttaaaaaaattaaaaatactaataaaaaagaatttaaaataatttttttttcaaaaacatgagagatgagagagaaatttataagattttaatatttaaacaaatttaatttgtacattttaaatcaaatatttttacataaaatatatcaaattaaagctcttatcgtgatctttaatttgatatgcatattaaatattttataattaatcgaatttcacaattttggaaagaaattaaaacaacaaatcagaagttaaagaaatggaaaataaaaagaacaatATAGTTAAaatataaaccttcaattttattataattacaaaattattactcaattttgaaattgatttccaaTTGGAAATTGcttttttaatataaagtataGATTTGTGTTATTATTAGCCGGGGGAATTATATGACACCAATGGAATTCCCATATATTTTGGGTTCGGCCCATTAAGCCAAGATATGAACTATCTTCttaaagaacaagaaaaaaaaaggtcCAGAATCTCAAGAAATATCATCTGCCAACAAAAAATCAGCCCCATTAAATTAAATGCACATAAAAAAACAGTCCCACACAGGCCACACTAGGCTATCAAAACATACCATTGATATCATATAAACCactatttctatttttcttttaatattcgaAGAAAACCTGCAACAAACTACCTAAGGTGTGCAATGCATTGGTTAATTAAACCCCACTACTGTGCATTAgaaattcaaatttgaaatttttggCATCTAAGGAGATATGTATAATTATTTCTACTTAATGCACTAGTTGAAAATGGGGGACGATCTCCTGATTAAGAGATCATGAATTAGGTAAGAGGAAAATGTGGGCAGGAAAGGAGTAAATATCAAGTGCAAGAACAAGTATATGCCCAAAAGAGCAGTTCTCAAACTAGAGAATagaaatgttttatttcaaagTTGTCATAAACTACATACTATTTCTTGGGAAAAAGATAAAATGggcaaattttatgtttaatgttACATGTAAATACAGCCATTCAGCCAAGCATATTTTTCTCAGTGAAATGGATGGATACGCAGCAGACTTACAGATTGAGTTTACCAGCTAAATACCACGAGTGGAGGGCGAGGCTACCAAATGCGAAGATATTAGCAAGAGAAGACAATCCATGGATCATCCCGAATTTCTTGTTCATAGCAGCAAGCTTCGGATTTTTCTTTGCGACTTCTTGGTTCTTCGTCCACCCAACTTCTTCCCCAATATTTACTTCTCTCTCGATCTTGTGCCTTTGTTTCATCATCTGTTTGCACCCAAAAAGAAATCAGAGTAACATGCTGCTTGCTATACTAAAGGCAGATGTAAGATATAATGATGCCTAAGGTTTTCCTATAAAATTCCTCAAATCAATAAAACTAGAACTAAATGaatcaaaattttcaactttcttcacagaaagcagtaaagaggaacggaaaaaaacaaaaaataaaatgaactctATTCCCTTGAATCCCTTCTCCTCTTTGGTACAAAGATGCGAGTAGATATACTAAAAGTCTAAAACACATTTGAAGTAATGACTCTAATCATATACAACACAATCAAAGCAACAAAATCACAAATTGCAAAAAAGGTCAATCAAGTCCAGCAAATGCAATTCTTGCACTGATTGCAAACAGTTCTAGAAGATAATTGttgggttaatagtgttttatatcCCGAACTTTCATTCTCTCCTAAAAAGTCACGAACTTTCaactttttccataaaatgtcccgctatacaaaatgCGGTGATGGAAAGATGACAAAAAATCccgaactttcaacattttccaCCAACGGTGATTCCTAATATGGGTTTTCAACAATGaagattttcaaaatatttcatccgCACAAGATAAGTTATCTTTCTGTCACCAAATTTTGTATTGCAGGttattttatggaaaaagttgaaagttcgggactttttaggagaaaatgaaagttcgggacattttatggaaaatactaaaagttcgagacataaaacactattaacccatAATTGTTTGTACCTCGATGGTCATGGGCGTAAAGATAACAAGATTGCTTAGATTGAAAGCAAAGGCAGCAAGCAGGAACCCGAGCTGGTATTTCTCAGTCGACCCCGACGTCTTCCATGGGTGCAAGTATCCAAAAGACCCCACTGCCACTGCACAGCACACTCCCACCATGGAAAAGTATGCTGGAAACATCTTGCTCTGTAAGTTCCCAAACTGATGCCTAGGCAGATTCCTTCGAAAAAGATACAACCAATATTGAGTTTTGCAGTAACAGTTTCACAAGCATTAACCAATAGAGCTCACTTctaaattaatactaataacAAACAATGTCCCTCCCAATCTGATAATCAACCATCAAAACTATtacatttttttaacaaaatagAGAGATGAATGATTAGATCATTTCACAAGCTTATATGCATAATCCCACACAACATGTGCACTTCTCTGTTTGCAAATGAGTGGTGTATACTACACACAGTGTATTCCTCCCGAGGAGATCAAAAATTCCATTCACATCTACAATTCCAATGAACCACTCTTTAACAAAGCGTAGCAGTTAAAATTTCTAAAACAATACCGCACCAATTGAGATACGCCCTGAAATTAGCTACCAAATGCATTTATATTGCTAAACATAATAACATCAATTAACAATGAACAACCGGTCATTTGACTCCTTTTCGattgaaaaaaaaggaaaaagcaaaaaacaaaaaatgataATTACTTGAACATGATGATGCCGCCGATAAAGGTAACCCAGAGAGCGGCGCCCCAGGCGGTGGAGAAGCACAGCAGGTGCGCCAATTTCAGCGAGGAGAGGAGCAACTGCGAATGCTGGCCGTCCGATTTAGATCCGAAGGTTTCAGGCGAGAAAACTACGCCGACCGCCAAAAACGCCACCGCCGTGAGAAATCTAGTGAGCCACGCCATCTTTGAGTGGTTGAGTGGTTCAGAATTAAGCTAAAAATGAAGGGTGATTGCGCACAATTCACTTCAAATTAATCACTGCTTCACTGCTTCTAGAAAGCTAAACACCATTGAAGTCTGGATTGTCGAATAAGAAACACACTTGAATTGGCCGAATTGCCCTTTCGGTTTATTCCAATTTATTTACTcccttttttcttttgatagAAATATTTACAATTATTGGCCCTATTACTTTttggttataaatttattattaaaaaataataaaaaaatgttttattattattattattattattattattattattattatatttggtGGTCTCCGatctttttatttcattttctcttgAGTGATGAAATATACACTTTGTACATGGCACGAGTTTTTAAAAATGGTGTATAGCAATTGATAACAGTgatattattgtgagtggaatttAGATGctattattattgtgaattaaagTTTGTGGACTTTActactataaataaaaatggaagCAGTATCGAGAACGGATCAAAATGGTAAAAGTCGACGAtaaatgtgtttttttttttctcatcttCGTATGTGAACAATAAGTGTAGTCTTTCCATTTTATACTTTACTCAATTCACACATAATATTCacaaaaaattcagaaaaatagGTAGcccaaaaaatattattaagaattggagtgaaaatatgagaaaaataggtagcccaaaaaaaatttccttCATGCCCGAGGAAAAAATTTCATCTAAAAGAACGTGtggaaaaaaagagaaaaatatatatattccaccATTTCATAGATTGTAAAGTAAtctataattatgattttaattcttttttctccTTATTGGTTTTCCCTTCCCATGTTTTCCTTAAGGAGGTTTTTTCCTCTTTATTGGTTTTTCCTTTTCCGGGTTTTTCTTAAAGAGGTTTTAAGGAGGCTTGACTCTTAGTTTGCTCCTCTGTGCTCTTAAGGGTTTTTTTCGTagattttttcatttctttcttttatataatctaattttctttataattatgattttaattGGATTAGCAAGATAATTgcgcacacatatatatatgtatgtgtgtgtgtgtgaatataaaatatttgttttttaaaaaatacaaacatAAGATATTTATTAAACAATTTTTTAAGCATGTTTAAAATGATGTAATTTACTCATGTATTGTTTTGTAATTGACTCATAGGGGtgcatttattttggttgtaaaatttttattgaaaaataatgataagatgttaaaatattttttactcttaattttttatcatatgtttattagagatgaaaaatagaaaaaatgttgaaaaatattttaacacCGCTATCCAAattattatccaacatttgaaaataaaaataaaaataaaaagaagttgCCCGATAAAATATTCTATCATgctctaatattttttttatcataataaatatataaaaataataataaaatatatatttcttttccaTTAAAGTGAATGGACCCTAATGAGTTAGGTAGGAAAATGGGTGAATAAATGATAGCCAAATTGCAATAACACTTCATTAATGCGTCCATATTTTGGGTGCCTGGGGGTggttaatttttaattagataCAACACGAGTGTACGTCATTTGATATTAAGAggtttattttgcatgattaataaaatattagtgtGTAAATCGTCGTAATctgttataatttatataaaaaaagatgtagaaattatttaataatatatttataaattatggatATTATTCACTGAAAAAACTGTTAATATGTAATgtcaaattattatattaaaaaaaggtatgcatatatgtaaaactaaaatagagatctatataatctataaaagatgagtttttttccctccatttactctctctcttttcttttactaattttttcactatttctctctctatttttttttctttaattctttttcatctaaacatcatcaaatttaattaagaaaaaatacttaatatactaccatcttaaatttaagttcgtgaaaaaatctttaatatggtataaaaaaatcatcaaaattaaattaaaaaaaataaattatgaaaaaattaaagtaaaaatatttttattttttctctcttcattaacattttacaactttttatttatatttgtgtatgaaaatattaatgTTGCATAAAAAGAActtccatcaatttttttaattccaccTATTTTACCtgcaaaaaaatcataaaaataaataataattttaaaatttaataataaagttatttgaataataatcatAGAAAGTTTATTAAACCTCTATAGaatgacataaaaaataaaataaaaaatgatattcaaAATTATCTCGTAGTTTATCGAAAATTTCATTGTATACAATGTTAGTAATTTGTGTTGTGCGTCTGTCTTTCCGTGTCACATTTTAAAAATTTGAGGCTTTTTTTGCTAGTGACTCTTGAGACTGCAATATACAATTGGCCGTGGGTGAACACTGACTTCGATAGATATTGACCTACATTTGCAAGAGATTGACCctgacttttatttattgtcatTGCAAAACAAAGACTCAGTgagaacaaaaattaatttttttagtgataCTTTTAAAATTGATCTCAAATAAAGATTAAATTATTTCAATGACTTATGCAAAAAAAAACCCATACAAACTATGTTAGATAATTAAGCATCCATTTTATTCATTCCCATTTTCCCCTGCCCCCCTGAGATCAGGTCACCAAGCACCCTTAATTTAGTGATTAGATAAGCAACGAAGGTGAATaactattgtaattttttaagttGACAAATAAAGTGAAACATAGTTctgcaaaaaaagaaaataaaagtgaaaCATATAAATGTTCTCTCTCTTTCAGTCTTTCTTCCTTTTTATTTTGTGTCataaattttatcaattatagATAAATTAGTGTATAATTAAATCGTCAAAAATCGATGAGgatattttttttagggatCGATGAGGAATTATTAGTTAAATTGTTAAACGCACACTATTagttaaataattaaatgcacATTAGTAAATACAttgtccacgaaatgagtatccatttccctttttggcaagtgtacaccacaaaactttttaattaatacactaaaaaatgTGGGACCAttattctattcacactacactcaatacatttcttaaaacccgtgccgtccacaaatgggtactcatttcgtggacggagggagtacatattatgtgtattttttttatacagGCTCTTCATTTGGGGAAGACTACTAAAACTTTGATAGGACACTGATTTGTTTCGGTCATATTCCGTCTAAACAATGAGCTTATTTAGTTTTACACTTATAACAATCAACAACGCTCAAAGACTATATGCTAAtgaacttaattgcattaataatttcaaatgtatgaataatataataattgaagAATTAAAGTAATAATCAATTACATtaaaaagcaaaagaaaaacacacaacataaattaaaaaattatcactTACAATTTTAGAGAATGTTAAAGACGAACCGGATCACCCGAGCAAAGTTGTCTTTCTGCATCAAATGATAATGTGATTAAATAATAAGAGGACTTAGAGGgtgttggagcttataagatgtttcaagagcttataagttgtcaaagtgtttggataattgagcttataaattatttaggagcttattttgccaaacactttgaaggagcttataagctcagtcaaacaccctcttagacTAAACTTAtttaaaatagcttataagttattggagcttataagatgtttcaagagcttataagatgtagtttcttaagatcttataagttgttaaagtgtttggataattgagcttataagctagaaatagaatttttagttagagagagaaaaattttattagagagagaaaatcgaaaacaGATGGAATTAGaataatatataatgaaaataaaaaattatagttgagttatttttgtgaaatgagtgttgcttataagaaaatgagaaaataagttgcgGTGGAGTAACTTATTTtattgggagcttataagctcttagagcttaaATTTACAACTTATGcgctgttttaaagagcttacaagctcagccaaacaccctcttaggaTCAAATAAGAAACCACAATCTAGAGAAAATTAATTTGTATAGTCTATAGACTATCAAAACAAAAAGGGTTGTATATAGAATCCCTCATATCTACAAAGCCCAATTGCAAGcccaattaaaattaaatgtttgCTGTTGAAGATCGGATAAGGCCCGGCCCGACTAGCGAAAAGACACGTGTGCTTGACCGCCTAGATTTTGCGCTCCCGCCACTGCACAAAAATCAAAACGCAAAATAATGGTTGTGAATTCCCGATTTTGCCCTTCCCTCAATTCCCCATCACCATCTTCCTCGAGAAGCTTTTGCCAAAATAACTACACACCTCCGCCAAAAAAATCCACTATTTCAATTCCACTCCTAATTTCTACTATCCAGACAATTCACCAACTGATTTTGCAGTATACGGGGATCTACCCCTGAAGTGCGTGCAATTGGAGCACCGTTTGAAACACAATGCTGGAAAGCAAGCAAGCAGCATACGATGACCCTTCCAATGCGTTTGTAGGAATTCGATTCGTTCTCCTCGGGTTCGACTCAGTTAGAGAAGATGAGGTTTCATTTTAATGGAGTTTTCTGTGTGGAgttatttttcaatttatttggtTGAAAGAACGGGgcttttactttaatatttaattctGTTTTCAGGTCCGGTCGAAGCTTTTAGAAGGTGGGGGAGTTGACGCTGTGAATTACGGGCCGGATTGTAGTCACGTGATCGTCGATAAGATTGCTTATGTGAGTATTTAAGTGCAATTTagttgatgtttttgtttttgttttttcctcTTCGGAATTTGGGCATTTTGAAGTTCAATGTATGAAGGAAGTGTAGGATGATTTCTGTAGTTTTGTACTTTCTCATTTATTCATTGCTTAGGTGGAAAAGTGCAATGAATACTGTTTATTAATGTTTGATTAAAGCTTTAAATTGGAAATGGATATGCTTCGAGTCATTTTAGAAGAGATAGTATTAATCTTATCCATTTTGATTCCATGAGCTCTGTTTGTATGGAAATAGTTGCATAATTGCTGTTTTTGGTCTGTGGTGCAGAGCGATCCCATATGCGCTGCTGCACGAAGAGATGGCAAGATATTGGTGACTGGACTATGGGTGGATCACAGTTTTGATGTGGGAACGGCTATTGATCCTGTGTCTGTGAGTTTCTCGTGTGGATCATATTTCTGTTTTGTTGTCTATATTGTTTAGTTGAGGAAGTATTTGTTGAATTAAGCTAGCACTAACTGCAATGGCTAACTTTACTAGTGCTCGTGTTATTCATGTTCAAGTATATTCATTTCTGCGTGCGTTGGTCTGTACTTTTAAGTCTAGAGACTCTTGAAGACTCTACTTTCTTTGTTTTCCTTAATCGTGAAAGGTAGTATATCTTGGAACCTTTCAGCTTCTCTGTTTTAACATTTTATTATGATTCCTCACAGGTCATGTATTGTCCACCAAGAGATCTGAATGGGATTCCAGGTGCCAAATCTCTGGTTATGTGCCTGACTGGATATCAAAGACATGATCGAGATGATATCATGGTTCTGAcattttcttattcttttcaAACCTTAAAACAG is a window encoding:
- the LOC131000341 gene encoding uncharacterized protein LOC131000341, with the translated sequence MAWLTRFLTAVAFLAVGVVFSPETFGSKSDGQHSQLLLSSLKLAHLLCFSTAWGAALWVTFIGGIIMFKNLPRHQFGNLQSKMFPAYFSMVGVCCAVAVGSFGYLHPWKTSGSTEKYQLGFLLAAFAFNLSNLVIFTPMTIEMMKQRHKIEREVNIGEEVGWTKNQEVAKKNPKLAAMNKKFGMIHGLSSLANIFAFGSLALHSWYLAGKLNL